The stretch of DNA TCTTAGAGGTGGCACTGTTTGATAGACAACAATGACGTGCTGTTTGACTCATAATTATcgcaggcataaaacaaaagaatatcttCAGCAAACTTTAAATtggtttgaatggctttactgcagagcaattactgtatgcaataaaatataaatgtcactgtcatttgatggtggatgtggtgaataagctgccagcaatcgaaataatgattttgaagtGATTTTGAAGATTGTTTTGCAAATATGGTTGACATGGcgaatatgagccagatgctgaatgtactgtggaagtgTGCTCTGATGATAACAGCAATGgtaaaatcatctgctcaaaCTGAACCTTCCtaagtttcaaaaggtaacgaaatatgctttattttattcttctgtaattgttcttaaaatatcaagaaattttttttttttttttttttatcgcaGCAGTTAGAGATCCATCCATGCTGGATATAGGTCTGGGTTGGTAAAGACCCGAATAAGCAATAATGATTGCAGAAACagtcatgcatttaagggttaaccAAGGATGTGGTCAGTGTCTGTGATTGTCAATGGCATCATATCCGCGGTATTCTTGGTTTCTGCTTTTACTGCCATATAAACTATGGCAACACAGTTTTGTGGACAAATGAGGAGGAAATAGTTGCAGTGTCTCACAAGTCACTTGTTTGTTTTGCTCCACCATTATGGAACATAATTGTTCTTTACTATTTGCAGTGGGTTCTGTTGACAAAGACTCCCATCATTCCATGCTTTGTCACAGTGTCATCAAGCTACGccgttgttgttttttgaattACATACTGTGCCTTTAAGTTTAGGTTGAGAGAGAAGAGGAAGGGGGTACAGGGTGTTAATGGTTGTGTAAAGACAGTCAGAGGTGTGAGGTGTGAGGTGTGAAACTGGGCTTTTCTAACCTGCCACAATGCTGATGCTTCTTGTATGTGATGATGGCTTTCAGGCCTTTCCAAACTGATGCAGGGTCATTGGctgaaaattgttttttcagcTTTTCAGAATAGCTATTTCTGAGCCACTCTGGTCTCTTTTATAAGTAGGGTTCTGGTATGTTTGCAGAAGGCTTTATCCTCACTCCTCATCCTACTCCAGGGTATTTGAAATACTGACACCCATGCAGCGCTTTAAACTGGAACTAGTGTGGATGTAGGATTCTGACTTGGAACTGGATCCAGGACATTGCACGGTGAATGACAGATAGTTAGGAAGTTTGCTTGGCTCAGTAGGTGCAATGTTTTCATTACCCAAATAAAGCATTAAACATACAAATCTAATTAAACAGAACTGTATTGTAGAAACATGAcattaaagtttaaaagtaGTTTCACACTAATTCTCACTGGGAGAAGACTTCTAATGACAGCTTTCATCTTTTCTGTCTAATATTTCTGACAAACAGAGTGATGAAGTGGAACAAAATTAGCATCAAATCATTTGTATACTAGCAGAGTATTCACAAATAATGCGCATTTGAGTGTTGGAGCAGATCAAAAACTTGCACTGATTTACACTTTTCAACACATTTGAGATGTTTATCAGTCTCGTTTCCATTTTTCAAAAGGTGTATAACTTCAGTGTGACCTATGACCACAATCATTGATGTCTGGTGTTTGGTTCCTTTGTATGTTATGGTTAATATTACAAGGGTGGAGTCATGAATGCCTCACATCAAAGTACTAAagtaaataatgatattttGGATTCAGTGGTGCATCTAGAAACAAGATAGCTGCTTATGTGCAATAATCTTCAATCAGAACATTTTTGTAGGTTACTTTATTAATGAATTTTGGATCCACATATAATTTTAACAAGCTATCTTAACTTAAAACACTACTGCCAAATTTCATCATcaagtggatttttttattcCCAATTAGTATGGGAGCAACTGAAGCAGACACCAAATCTGAGCAGCATTTCCTGTCAACTTTTGATCGTCAGGTTATACTTCACATGCCTTATTATTCATACCAGTTCCAGAGTACTTGAAGCTAGTTTTCCTTGTTTTTCCTAGAGTAACCCtatgttttatgtataaaaCCAAGTCCATTGACTATACATAGTATGTTTGGGACACACTttgcaacatttaaaaactcCAAGTTAAGTGAATGATCAATTCTACATCTAATCAGCAGTAATAGGATTGAAAAAAAGGGTTCAAAGATGTAACCAGAGATCAATTCTATTGTAAAGCAGCTCTGAAGTAACCAATAGTTTCATAGTTCTGCAGATGTCAATGGTAtgacatatttaacattttacaaaaaaaaaaaaaaaaaaaaaaaccctcatattttaaaaaacaattgaaTAGTTTTTGTATAATGGAAGCTGTTGATAAAAATCCACCACTGGTTTCCATCAACAACTTTTAgaatgtgaaaatgtttttcatgttatttaCTTTGATATATATGTatcaaaatctttaaaaaaaaaactcttacaaatgtaacatttgaatggtagttaaatgtgataaccatgtttctgtttttctccCTCTGTGTCAGACACAGTTTCTCAACATGGTTTAATGTTTCATCAGATTAAAGAGTACTCTCACCTGCAAACTGAACACATCTTCTCTGAACACCCATCCTCGCGTACAAGAACTTTGTCCACCCAACAGCTCAAACCACACTTCTTAAGAAAACCAACCGCAGCAGGTTTCAGTTTGACTCAGAAGCTGAGCTTAAGTAAAACAGTTACTGTGACAAGGCAGTCAGTTTTaagtttgtagttttttttttttttttttctctttcacacacaagtgaaaactgaataaatatataaaacattttaaaatcactatAGTGTTaggctctttttttttacaataaagcagttcataaaacataatattcACACCATATTCTtctacttttttaaatgtttaacacagTCAGACAATTACCTTTCAAAAACTATGAATGTtaactgataaaaatgaaaaacattcccTACagttaaagaatatttttaatatgccCTAATAAATGCCAGAAAAGCATTTATATGTAGCTATACGTgacgtgtgtgtgcgtgtgtgtgtgtgcgcattaGGAGTGTCGTCAGATTCTGTCGGGGAGGATTCACAAACTAGACAAACATGTTTTAGTGAATAGTGTTTTTAGATCAGACTTTTCGCTGAACTAttgaagaaaatgtttcttattattgttttgttttgtttgtgctgGTGGAGTCTGATTGGTAAGTCATATATGTTTTTACAACTTAATTACTTTCTGTTTTAGGGTAATATAGCTGCTGCTACTGTTGGAACTGGCctgtttttatttgctgttatttcagaaatttaaaaatgttatttttttttaggcctGGAATAGACATGAACATATAATAAGTTATGGGGAAccctttgtattttcttttgtatCTTCGCTGGATGTTCTTCATAACACGTTTAATTGTTACAAACTAGAACTGATTTCAGGAACAGGAAACCAACAGGAGACTTAATCTGTTCCTGTATCTTCCCCAGGTGTGTTTGGCGAGTCACTATCAGTAATGGAAGGAGATTCTGTTTTTCTACACACTGATGTTactaaaatacatgaaaatgatGACATACTGTGGACATATGGAGCTGAAAGGCCTCTGATAGCTAAAAtcaataaactgaaaaaaatcttCAACACATCCACTGGtcctgatgggagattcagagacagactgaagctgaacaatcaaactggatctctgaccatcacaaacatcacaactcAACATGCTGGACTCTATGAACTAATGATAAGTGGAGTAAAATCAAcatcaaaaacattcagtgtttCTGTCTATGGTGAGTAGGGATCATCAGTTCTGTCCTTGACAAAttcttgttttaataaatggatGTTGTCATAAATCCTGTACATGAAACCTAACTATCATATTCATTCCATAGTTTAAGATGACAGAAACACTCACTATCAACACACTACACAAAAATAAGATGGTTGATAAGATGATTTTTATCCATATTTTTGTTGATTGTCTCATATTTTCTAGCTCATCTGCCTGTTCCTGTAATTATCAGAGAGTATTCTCAAAACCATTCATcatcacagcagaattgttcattgttgtgttcagtggtgaatgtgagtgatgtgagtctctcctggtacaaaggaaacagtttattgtccagcatcagtgtgtctgatctcagcatcagtctctctctacctctggaggtggaatatcaggataaaaacacctacagctgtgtgatcaacaatcccatcagaaACCAGACCACACATCTGGACATCAGTGAACTCTGTCACACATTTGAAAGTATAGTGGTGATTGTGTCTGTTTACTAAGCTAATCTCAGTCTTTTATTCATATTGATACAGATTGATGTTTCTCTGTCATTGCAACATTTTCATAAAGCTTTTAAACCCCTTATAGACTCAGGATCTCAGTCCGTGCTGATCTCTGCTGCTACTGCTGCTGGATTTCTGTTGACTGTAGCTTTATTTGGGATCTTCCTGATCTGCAAGAAACACAGAAAAACTGCTAGAGAAGGCAAGTGTCACCTACTGATTTATGgaagtattacaaaatatattgtaaatatttgaaTTGATTTATAGTCCTTATTATCATTAATCAGTTCCTTTACTAAACATGTGTTCTTATTGTGTTTAGCAGCATAGGGTACGTTACACAGCAGCGATTGCACTAAAAAAAACGTTTGTTGTTAAAAAAGTGTTGTTAAAACGATTCCCATTTACAAGGATctgcaaaaatgactaaaaacttACTTGCAATCTGAAAcccattttcaaaaatagtacaaaataaTACTGTGGAATTTTGTTATTTCAGTGCATCTGTTATCATTGTTTGTATCAACAGTTGAGACTTGTACCGAAGAGATCACTTACACTGATCAAGTGTTCTACAAAAGAAACGCACAGAAATGGGTAAGATCAATTTAATCTCCATGTGTCTGTCTCATTTCAGCAGTGAGTACAATTTTGATGTGTCAtgcttgtgtttttgtctgtacAATGAAATCACACATTTACAAACACACCAGCGCCAGATCAGATATTTATAAAAGCCATAATCATCATTCAGTatgaaaaacactaaaaaaaaacatgctgtcTATGAATGTTGTTCATAgtataaataattgtttattagtTTCCATTAAAGCAACTGAGAAACACTGAAAGAGTCCAGAACTCTAAACTTCACTACATTATACACTAAAGGCGCTCCAGGGTAAAAGACGCCTTTGATCTTATTTTACTCTAAACCAGATGGCACAAAAATGTGGCATTTccaaaacatctgcttttcaagatgcacatgcaaatttgtctgatccttgacaCGATTGCGGGCAGCAGCGCAAAGTTGATTCTGATTACtttatctaatatttgatgttttttttttttaaatggtgtagatttaagtagcaaatgaaaatcactaaaatgaatgcatatattttgagaCAGATGTCTTCTTAAtgcttttcagttttgtttaagataattaaagcaacagtttttaaatagcaaaagaatatgtaaaagtgtgGTATTTAGGGTAAAACgcgcccctgctgttggggctaaaatgcaacataattaacatgataattaacagatggctgacttttccatttgttgccATAAAATGGTTAGATTCTGATGGTAAATTCCATATATTATGCTGGGTGTCCATCTTaaagataatcaccatgtttagaataaaaccatcatatttaaaatcatgctattaatcatatcatataataaaatatcatttgttgttactactgtaaatctatattaaattattatggcatctttcagaatctttactttttaaaatgattttgtttctgtactttaaaatgtattttttattaacacattttaatgacaacaataaataacttagacattatttaaaaaaaaaaaaaaaaaagaaaaatagctaaagtatttatatcaatactgtgtgccttttgccCCATGCTAGAGATCActttc from Labeo rohita strain BAU-BD-2019 unplaced genomic scaffold, IGBB_LRoh.1.0 scaffold_425, whole genome shotgun sequence encodes:
- the LOC127160680 gene encoding SLAM family member 5-like, with the protein product MGVFGESLSVMEGDSVFLHTDVTKIHENDDILWTYGAERPLIAKINKLKKIFNTSTGPDGRFRDRLKLNNQTGSLTITNITTQHAGLYELMISGVKSTSKTFSVSVYAHLPVPVIIREYSQNHSSSQQNCSLLCSVVNVSDVSLSWYKGNSLLSSISVSDLSISLSLPLEVEYQDKNTYSCVINNPIRNQTTHLDISELCHTFENSGSQSVLISAATAAGFLLTVALFGIFLICKKHRKTAREVETCTEEITYTDQVFYKRNAQKWNIKEEDRVDYAPISITQREADPAI